The sequence below is a genomic window from Lolium perenne isolate Kyuss_39 chromosome 4, Kyuss_2.0, whole genome shotgun sequence.
GATTTCGATCGATCGCTTTGGCTTGTCAAACCGAACCCATGATCAGGCTTAAATCTGCCTTGGCCCGTCCTTGGCTCCTTGCCCGAGTGGTATTCAATCCCGTCTCAGCGGAGTCCGAAACGCGAGCGAGTTGAACTGCCCGAGTGTGAGAGCGAAAGAGGCCGACGAAGCTTTTGGAGCACTGGGCCAGGTCGTGGCGCCAAGCCGCCAAGGTCTGGGACAACTCGTCCTACACCGGTGGCTCAACTTAAGACGAACcttcccctcaaaaaaaaaaaaaaaaaaaaaaaaaacttaacaCGAACCTAATAAGTCAACCTGATCTCCCTGTTCTGACCAAAATGATGAAGAAAATTTGCAACGACGAAGTTAGTTGAGATCATCAGATGCATTGTATGTAGGGTGTAGACAGAACACCGGCCGCACTTCCCCAGTTGCTTATTAAAGTTGATCTGCCCAAAGTTGCTGCACTGCACTCCAAGTAAGACTAGAGTTTGTGCAGGTCACCGATTACGCCGGACCGGATTAATAATTAGAGTGCTCATTCTCCACTGAAGCATATATATTCTTCTGCATATGTTCTCTATTCGAGCAAGTACGGTGAGAGCTAGTGGTTGCAGTTGCCTCAGTTGATCTCTGGATTTCCGGCCGTACCTGTCAATTAACTATTCTATCCATCCAAAGTCAGAAGAGATTTCTAATTTGGAAATTTACAAGTCAAGGGTCGGGCAAGAATAAGTTCAGACCACAAAACAATATAAAGGACGGCAGACATGACAGATAACACTGAATTGCTCTTGTTTTAATTGCTTGATTAGAACATGTTGACTAGCTAGTGGCTAGAGCAATCTACGGAAATGGTTAACCAGAGTGAATGGAAAATTTCAAGGAGGAAATAACGTCCATCAAATAACTTAGGAGGTACGTAATTTGTGTCAGAGTCAGACACATCAACTTGCGAAGGACAGGGTCGATCAAATTTAAAGTCTAATCTAAGGAACGTGCTCCTCTTGATCCTTGACTGCTATGGATATGATTAGTTCAGCCAATTCCAATAAGAATATTTGCGGCTAGTTACTCCTACTTAGTAGATTATACGTACTAAACACTAGTCGCTCTCAGTTCGCGCATGAGTGTTGCGGTCAGCAGATTTCACTCCGGGTGAACTCCAAACTCATCCATCCACCCCCAAAGTTGTCGAAGTCAACTCCTCACAGCTGCTCTATCTATCTATCTCAACGAGAGGTAGTAGCATGTCAACTGCTACATACAAAGTCGCATCACCCAATTAATCTACCCATCACAAACCACCAAAGTCCAAAGGAACGAGTAGAATGATTGCGAGACTTGCGCAAAGAGACTTATTCTCAGCATATAGAAATGCTACTCGCAGTACACTATGATCACTAGCATCATTCTCCAACTAGCTTACTTAATTGCACTACCATAGATGGATGGATCCTATAAATACCTCGTCGTCGTCTCCTCTTGCCTGATAGCACAGTAGCACAACACGAAGAAGAAGGAGCTCGCCTCGGGTTAGCTGCGCATTTTCTCTCTTGGCGCACGGAGACGATCGGCCATGAAGAGACTGCAGCTGAGCTTTGGCGACGAGCCGGAGGTGGATGGCGCCGTTATCGCCCAGGAGGTGATGCTGTTGCTCGCCGCCCAGAACGCCGCGGCGGGTGGCGAGCCCATGCACCATCACCAGCGGCCGCGCGCGTTCGAGTGCAAGACGTGCAACCGCCAGTTCTCGTCGTTCCAGGCGCTCGGCGGCCACCGCGCCAGCCACAAGCGGCCGCGGGGCGGCGACCAGAGCACGCCCGCGCGGCCCCCGCCGCCACCGAGGAGGCACGGGTGCGCGGTGTGCGGCGTCGAGTTCGCGCTCGGGCAGGCGCTGGGCGGGCACATGAGGCGCCACCGAACCGCGGGCGCcgacgaggaggatgacaccGCTCGTGTGCCGGTGATCGCCGAGCGGGAGACCGGCGAGACGAGGGGGCTGATGCTGCTGGGCTTTGACCTGAACGCTACACCCTCCGATGGAACGTCGCAAGCTCTGGACCTGTGGGCATGAACATGCTTGTTTCTTCCTGAAGTATAGCGTCCTTATACTCTTTAACCTAGGGATCGGGGATTTCTTCTTTGTTCTGTTGTAAAATACCGCTGGAGTACTGCTGATTGATTGATGtgggtttttttttatttggaaATATACAACAAGATCTACTTCCTGAGTGAGTGAGTGACTGAGTTTAGTTTCTAGACCAGCTTGGCTTTTTTGCTCAATGATCGACTAAATACTGAGATTTGTTGGTCAGGAAAATTGGAAAGTGTCCGAGGCGCGTTCTTTGCCCAACCAGAACATATGAAGACAGATTGCATCTCTTCTTTTCCTGTAACTTCAGCCATTGAGTGTGGAATTATTTACAAATTGATTGGTCTCTAGGCACTGATATTCAGTCAGCTATGGCAGCAGCTCGGAGAGACTTCGGCAAACCCTTCTTTATGGAAGTGATGATTTTATCCTGTTGGAATAAATGGAAGAAAGGGAATTGGAAAATATTTCAGCGTGAATGTCCCACTTTTGCGAAGTCGAAATGTAATTTTATTCATGTCATTGCTCTTCTTGGTCATAGGATTAAAGCAAGTATAGATGCATGGCTAGCCTACACTAATCATTTGTATAGGTAAGTAGGTAAGCTTAGAGGTTCATTCTGTATGTATGGTGTATGTACTTGGGTAAGCTATGGATAAAATCTAACTGTGGGGCTTTTGCCTCAGCAATGGTTAAAAAAACTGTCACGAAAAAAACAAGCACACATCAAACATTGCTGTATAGTACCAATGCAGACGCGTGTGCTTAAGCTCGCTGTTGCCCCCACCTAATGTAGTATACTTTCTTCAGTTAGAGCAGCCTGTCGGTCCAGAGGGTTATTTGCCATTATTGAGAGCATGTTCAGCTGACTTCTGCCTACCTTATATAATGCACAGGAATCATTCTTGTGTTGAAAGTCATAGCATATGTCAATAAATATCATCACTGAGTAGATATTATGCCGTAGAACATCAGTTCGTTCCATCTACCTGCTAAGCAACCAGCAGCCCGGCTAGTATAAAGAGCATACGAGATAAAGTGAAATAGGCAGCCAATTCAACTTTATATGTCCAAGTGGTAACCTCCAAAGTCCACAACACCAACCCAGCTACCCACACAGTATACGCGCTAATCGTGATCACTTATCAACATCAGAGTTAGTCTCCACCGATACAGCAAGGAATTGTTCTGACTTAAACACACACTTGTCCGAATCCTAACAGCAGCAATAATAACTTAAGATAATAATGCATGAAGAAAGAGGCCGAAAAAGAATTAAATGCCATAAAAATTACAGGCACCCGGTCACCACTATCTTATCCTCGTGGCGACAACAGTTCAAGATCCGCAGCACGCCGACTTCTGTGCCGCCTCTGCATCAGCTCCACCCTCGTTGATCTTGATAGTCCCTCCCCCCTGAAACCAAGAGAAAACTGTAAGGCGCCGTGCAATATAATGTACAAAGATGAGAAACCTACGAAAAGGGTTGACATACCTCAGGCTTTGAATCAGCCTCTGAGAGTCTCTGTTTGATATCCCTCGCTATAGAAAAGAAAACCTGTTCAACATTCAGGTTTGTCTTCGCACTCTGCAGGAACAAATATACAAAAATAAATATCAACTATGCACTAAAACAGATGCTAACGTATGCGTAGAAAGATGTCATCGAAGTCATCAGAGAAAAATTCACAATTATGATACAAAGAAGAAATGCAATAGCAGAAGTTGTGAATTCTCACTAACCGTTTCAAAAAACTGGATCCCATATTCATCAGCAAGGGCTTGACCCTTTGAAGTAGGAACAGCCTGCATGAAGGAAGGTAATTGAGCAGTTAAGAGAGATACAAGTTCATCCAAAATATAGATTGGGATAACATTGTGAATTCTAAGTCTATAATGCTGAACAtgttttctcttttgtttgcATTCTGGCATGATATATGAATTGTTAAATGATACTCTAAAGTCTAAATGCATAAGAGTGTCATCTCCACAGCCTGACTATTATTCAGTGAAGATATGTTTACTGCATTGGACATGAAAATAGACTCAATGCAACATCAAGTCAAGTCGAAACAGCTACAGAACAACCTTGCATAGAAATAAGTCAGAATGGAAGAGCATATACCCTTTTGCTTTCATCCATATCTGCTTTGTTCCCTATCAAAATTTTGTTTACATTATCTGAGGCATGTTGTTCAATGTTCTTGATCCAATTTCTTATGTCTGCAAGACAGTGACAATGGAAATAATCAGAACAAGCATGATATTGAAAAGATCAACTGAAGCACAGAGGTCCATACTATTGAATGACGACTCGTCGGTGACATCATATACAAGTAAAATGCCCATTGCTCCTCTGTAGTAGGCTGCAAAGAAGAATTGCACATTTGAGAAACTTCATCCATACGATCAAGATTAGTCTAGAAACACTCTTGCTTTGCTCATAGTATGCAATCATACCGGTAGTTATAGTTCGGAAACGTTCTTGGCCAGCAGTATCCCAGATCTGCAACTTAATCCGCTTGCCATCCAACTCCACAGTCCTTATCTTGAAGTCGATACTATTTCAAGAATCCAACGAGCATGGTTTTGTATAAGCATTCCCATGCAGAATAATAATTTCAGAAACATATATTCTTTGGTTTCTACAGTACATACCCAATAGTGGTGATGAAGCTAGTGGTGAAGGAGCCATCTGAGAACCGTAAGAGCAGACAACTTTTCCCAACACCTGCATGTAAGTTGATAAGTTCATAAATGAGTGCTTATGGAACAACATGCAAAGCAGTAGATATGACAATATTTAAATCTAAGTATCAGTTACCAGTTCTGTAacaaaagaaaattaaaaaagaGCATAGATCACCACAACATAAAATACAGTAAGGCTAAGAAACAGGGACAAAGCTAGGGTTTAGTAACTCTGACCCAGTTGTTCAATAGCTGTATTTAGGGGGGAGGAAATTGAAATTTGTTTTCCTACTTATATAATTTAAACCAACCCTGGGATTTTGTTAACACCAGAAGAGGAAGTTTCAAGAACAAGGGCTTGTTCCTGACTTTGTGTCTACATCGTCACATCAATTTCTGCATcagttaagcaattagataactaCTACTGCTTGTGTATTTACCAGCAGGAACAAGCTACTCCTCTTGCAGAGCGCACACTAATCCAATAAAACACAACAGGCTATATTACACAGCACGTTGAAATTTCACAGACATATCCGCAAACTGGTCTAGGGTGTCAGTTCCAACCGGCACATCAACACAACAAACACACACCAAACTCGGCATTGGGATTTTGTTAACAGCAGGGCAGACAGGCACATGAACAAGAGCTCGTTCCTGACTCCATGTGACGATCAATGTAACCAACTATATCCTCACTTCAATTTCTGCATCAGTTCTGCAGTTACATAATATAGCCTACGTATTGCAAGCAGGAACAAGCTTCTCTTGCAGAACACACAATAATAATCCAATAAAACAAAAGAGGTTAGATGCAAACTGGTCTAAGGCGCCAGATCCCAGCCGGCACATCAACTCGAAACACGTGCCAAACTCTGCATTGCGATTTTGGTAACTGTGAGGCAGGCAGACAGGAACAGGAGCTTGTTCCTGACTCCATGTGACGATCAACGTAACTAACTGTATCCCCACTTCGATTTATGCGTCAGTTTAGCAATTAGATGAATACTACCGCTTGTGCATTGCAAGCATGAACGAACTTCTCTTCGTACAGACCACAAAACAAGACAAGAGGTTAGATTCTATCAACGGGTTCAAATTTCACACAGCCATCTCCGCAAACTGACTGATCTAGGGCGCCAGATCCCAACCGTAGCGACAAATCAAGCGGCACACCAGATCTCGCGCGGATCGAGGGGCGCAGGGACTCACCGCTGTCGCCgatgaggaggagcttgatgaggtAGTCGTAGTCGGCCCGAGCCCTAGCCGGCGGCGCCGCCATCGCGGCCTCCTACCTCCTGATGGAAGCCTAAAACCGCAACGAGATTAGATCAATGTGGACGGAATCCGAACGGGGCGCGCGGGGGGTGAATGGCGGGACGAACGGACCGAGCGGAGTGGGCAAGGCGTCGCTCGCTCTCGTGCGTGCGTGCGAGCTCcgatgcggcggcggcggaggcggcgatcGCGCGATCGATCTCTCGCGAGCAGCGAGCGGCGAGCGAAGGCGGTGCGTGGGCGAGgccggagaggagaggagagggagcagGCTGGGTTGGGTTTTCTGGGTGCGTCGTGGTGGAACCGGTCCACCTCTCGACTTTCTTCACAGTCCACCTGCGATACGCGCGGGCTGAGGCCATATGGGCCGGATGAGCTTCCCTAATGGCGTTCTTCATTCGGAGTATCGGGCTTTGTTCAAGGGAACTTTAGCCCACCATTTCTATTTGTAATTGGGTTGGACCTTTGCAGAAATAGAGTTAGGGTTGTAATTTGTCAACACATGGGATAATTTCCGCACCGAATCCGGCAGCAGATCCATCTCAAATCATTTACATATGATTCTTAAAAATATGATGGATAAGAATATTCTATTTTGAAGTGGCGCCCTAGATAACATTTAAGATGCAAATCACATGGATATATAGATTATTCATAAATTAATTAGAACTATCAAAATGTTATGAACCAGATATTCCTTTTGAGTCAAATACCAATATGATAGTTAGTAGTCATTGAGTTTCTGACTTTATTAAGCGAGCACGTTGAGCTCTAGATTTTACCTGCTCGTAGGCTGCTGACATAACTACTAAATTTACTTTTATACCATCTCGTCAATCCTTGGGTTTTGTCCTAGATCATATATATGCTTCCTTAGCTGATTGGCAAATGCAGAACTTAAAGTTAAATTCCCCAAAAAGATTTTCTACATGTTTAATTCGAAATTACAGTCTGCCATATCAACATTCGAATGCGCAACCGGTTATTACCCGCTCCGTTGCGAACCGAGAAGAGAATATGTAAAAGATATGTCACGATCAAAATTCCGATCCAATCTGATCCATGCCATTATGTATTTTTTTTTAAGTTTCGCCGTCGACCCTTATTAACACGGGTTAACTGCTTCATGAATGTGAATCTCGTGCAAATTTCCGCGCCAAATATAGTGTACATTCGTGTAGTGATTTCACATCGTCCTGCAGAAAAGTCGCCCCAGGTGGTAAGTACTAGTAGTAGTAGGATCAACTGGATGTGTTGAGTGATTACATGTCAAAACGCTACGATTGAATACAGTTGAGCGAACAAGGGGTGGAAGTCCACTTGTTGACGCGGGAACAGTTCATACTCGCAAGGCTCGCGACTAGGTGCGGAGTCTTGCTTAAATATTAGCAGGACTTCGACTGATTACAAAAGCACGTTATGTCGTTACCTAAGCACATACAGTCTAGTAGCACCACTGAAAATACGGATTATGATTTATGAAGGCCACTCGTTTGAGCCAGAGATTTTCCGAGCAGTTCGAACTCGCGAGGCGCGCACGAGTAGGTGCTGGGTCGTGGTCGATCGACGGCCGACTCTGCTTATTACAATCCCCTACGTCGGTCCTACGTTCTTACGTAAGCAGCGTCTTATCTCAAGTAAATTAGTAGAGTACTACTAACACATGTCTTGATCAGTTGATCTCTTCTAAGAAGCATACCCAA
It includes:
- the LOC127292141 gene encoding ras-related protein RABE1c — encoded protein: MAAPPARARADYDYLIKLLLIGDSGVGKSCLLLRFSDGSFTTSFITTIGIDFKIRTVELDGKRIKLQIWDTAGQERFRTITTAYYRGAMGILLVYDVTDESSFNNIRNWIKNIEQHASDNVNKILIGNKADMDESKRAVPTSKGQALADEYGIQFFETSAKTNLNVEQVFFSIARDIKQRLSEADSKPEGGGTIKINEGGADAEAAQKSACCGS
- the LOC127348302 gene encoding uncharacterized protein is translated as MKRLQLSFGDEPEVDGAVIAQEVMLLLAAQNAAAGGEPMHHHQRPRAFECKTCNRQFSSFQALGGHRASHKRPRGGDQSTPARPPPPPRRHGCAVCGVEFALGQALGGHMRRHRTAGADEEDDTARVPVIAERETGETRGLMLLGFDLNATPSDGTSQALDLWA